Within the Verrucomicrobiota bacterium genome, the region TCGGTGATGAAGTAACGATTAATGAAGGGGCTTTCAAAAGCTGCCGGGCCTTAGTCTCGTCTCTGATCCCTGCTAAGGACAGGATACGGATTCTTTTTGAGTTCTTAGGCCGCCCGATGGAGGTCGAAGTTCCCACCCGCGAAGTCACGGCCCGTTTTATTCATCCTTTATCCGAGGAAGGGGACTCTTCCCGGATTGAAGGCCTGACAATACATTCGGAATAAGGCAGACCATCCCCAGCGATGAGATAACCGCCACTAGGTTTAATATCATACTCTGCCCATGCACTTTGCGGAATTCCTCCTTCCGCAGCGGATCCACCCGGTAAGCCTTGGCCTTTGGCAGAATATAAAAATAATTCACGAGCCCTGAGAACATCAGTAAAAAACAAAATAACAAGGTCATTTTCTGGAACAAAATTCTTTTGTGTAACACCAAAACGAGAATCACGAGAATGAGGGCGGGTGAGAGGATTTGCACCGCAAAATAAGCCGGAAAAAGGGAACCTGTAATCTCCCCGGCCGTTTCTTTAGGGAATTTGGAAAAAACCACGGGAGCCACAATAAAACTCATGAACAACCCGCTGCCTGTGACCAAGCAGGCCAAAACTAAATAAAAGAATTGTGCAGCCTTTGTTTTCATTGGTCTCAGGGAGTGGCCGCAGGATATTTTGTTTTTAAGTCATATTCTAATGCCTGTAGGGCATCGACAAAAGCGGGGAATTTTACCTTGGTACTGGCACTTCTGATTTCAGACAATACAGTTTGTGCAGAATCGGCATCAGAGACTGCCGCAGCCTTTTTCTTGATTGAATCAAAGAGGGTGGAATCTGCTTCAAATTTTTTGCCGTAACTATCGATCTCTTTCATCCAGCCCTCATTCACCGGAAAAGTACGGGACAATTTAAAAAGCTCCAGAGCCCTGTCGTAATTTGATACAGCCAGCGCCTTCATCGCCAGATAATAGGCGCTCATGTGTGCGATATCCTTATTCTGTTGGAGTATCCAGTTATTCTCGTCCTGGACCGGACGCCGCGTGGTCACTGCCTTAATCATTTCCCTCGTCAGGTTTGGCATGGTGACTTTTGAGGGAAGGGTCGCCTCGTTGCCGGCATTATACGTTTTGATCAGGGCATCCACTTTGGATTGATCGGCCAAGCCATAACCAGCAGCCATCATCTGGAGTGGTATCCACTGGGAAATGGGATTAGCCGGATCAACGGGTAATTGGGCCTGTAATCGTCCAAGCTCCTCCAAAGCCTCGGCAAATTGCCCTTCGGAAAGATATTGATTCGATTTATCCCAGGTTTCCTGTTGTTCGGCATTTATTTTACTCTGCGTCACCATCAAGGGTTTGACCTCACTTGTCGGGGATTCAATTCCGAAAAGTTTTTTATAATTCAACCCGACAAAAGCAATCAACCCGACCACAATAACAAACATTCCGATAACCCCCCATAATATATAAGGATTTTTATCGAGTTCGTCGTTTAATTTAAAATCTGCTTTGACAGTCGCCAAGGGATTTTGGAAACGGTGCTCGATTTGTTCCCGTGCGTAGTTCAAGTGCTGGATGAGCTCGTCGTAACTATTATAACGTTCATACGAGTTTTTATTGAGCATTTTATTGATCACATAAGCCGTCTCGTCAGCTACATGCGGGGCGAAAGCGTGTAAAGACACTGCTTGGGATTTCATATGCTTCGAGACGATCTCCGCAGCATCCTCCCCTTCAAAAGGAGGACGACCTGCGATAGCATGGAAAAGTGTCGCCCCTAAACTATAGATATCACTGCGGAAATCCTCTTGTCCCCCGCTGAGTTTTTCCGGGGATATGTAATAGGGTGTACCCCAAATCTCCTGGGAAGTATTCCCCCCCACGACTGTGGCCAGACCGAAATCCACGAGCTTTGCCTGCATGTGATCGTCGAAAAGAATATTCCCCGGTTTAATATCCCGGTGGATCAAGCCTTTCTCAAATGCCGCCTGCAAGCCCGATGCAATTTGCGCGCCGATCAGGAGGACATCTATCTCAGTGATCCGCCCTTCCTTATCGATCCTCTCGTCCAGATTACCTTTTTCCATGAGCTCCATGGCTAGGTAATATTGCCCCTCATCCTCACCGAATGAATAAATCTGCACCACATACGGGTGGGTCACCATGGCTGCCGCCCGTGCTTCACGGGCAAAATTCGTAATAAACTGCTGGTCAGTAGCCAGCTCCACCTTGAGGAGCTTTACCGCGACCACACGCTGTAATGATGTATCTACGGCACGATAGACCGTTCCTTGTCCACCTGCTCCGATAATGGAAATGATTTTATAGTTGGCGATGATTAAAGGTACGAGGTTTTCGTGGTTACAAATCGGACAGGCCACCCGGCAAAGGGGTTCGATCCCTTCCACCGACAGCAAGGTATTACACTGGATACAATTTATTTCAGTAACGTGTTGCGCCATGTAGGAAATAAGCTAACAATTGCACCTGTGTCGTACAATCATCTATTTGGAGAAAAGTGAAGATATTCGAAATCATCGTCGAGCAAGGCCAAGGGGGGCAAAGAATGGATATCTTCTTACCTTCGAAAATCCCCTATTCCCGTTCATTTCTCCAGAAATGTATCAAACAGGGTTTGGTCACGATCAATGACAAACCCTGCACGGCCAGCCGGATGCTCTCCACGGGAGACCGTGTCTGCACAAAAATCCCTGATCCCACGCCCCTTTCTATCCAGGCGGAGGTTATCCCCCTGGAGATCCTCTATGAAGACTCTGATTTGATCGTGATTAACAAAGCCTCCGGCATGGTGGTCCATCCGGGTGCGGGAAATTGGGAACACACCTTGGTAAACGCCCTGCTGGCCCATTGCGGAAAATCATTATCCGGAATCGGGGGAGTCGAAAGACCGGGCATCGTCCACCGGCTCGATAAAGACACCAGCGGCTGCCTGATCGTGGCCAAAAACGATCTGGCCCATCAAAACCTGGTCAAGGCCTTCCAATCCCGGAGCCTCGAAAAAGTTTACCGTGTCTTGGTCTGGGGCCGGGTAAATCCTGACCGTTTCGATATTGACCTGCCCATCGGACGGCATCCGAATAACCGCCAGAAAATGGCGATCGCCCAATCCGGCGGTAAGAACGCCCTCACCCACGTCTCTGTCCTGAAAAGATTCACCCATTATTCCTACTTGGAGTGCCGGATATCGACGGGGCGCACCCATCAGATCAGAGTCCACCTGTCATCACAATCCCACCCGGTCCTGGGCGATAAGCTCTACGGGAAAGCCAAGCTGAATAATCCTTATGCAAATCCCGACAGGCAAATGCTTCACGCTTTCCGGCTAGCTTTTGACCATCCACGCACCGGAAAAAAGCTGGAATTTATCGCTCCACTGCCGGGAGATTTTTTGACTATATTAGGCGACTTGTCATGAGCGAACCTTTCTCCCGCGGTGTCGATGCCGTCATTGATTATTTGCAGAAACTCAAAAACGAAGGTGAAACACATGTGGAAGTCTCGCGTGCGACGCTGAAATCCCTTTCCCTCGCCCCGGCAGCTCCGGCGCCTGCCTCAGGCACACCCTCCGCCCTCCCTGTGGACACCACGCGTCCGGAGTTAAAAACCAGCATCACCCCTCCTTCCCTTTCAAAGACAACAGCGGGCACTGCCCCGACTCCGAAATCACCGGAGCCCGCCGAAACATTTGGCCCCATACTTCCCCCGGGTGAAAAGGAAATCGAATTCGAAAAATTAAAACAACGGGTTTTGAGTTGCCAAATCTGCCCGCACCTAGCCAGAAGCCGTAAACAGGCTGTATTCGGTACCGGCACGATCCATGCGGCACTCATGTTCGTCGGCGAAGCCCCCGGGGCCGATGAGGATGAACAAGGGGAGCCCTTCGTTGGCCGGGCGGGACACTTACTCACTAAAATGATCCAGGCCATGGGCCTCCAGAGGGATGACATTTATATCGGCAATATCCTCAAATGCCGTCCCGACATGCCGGCAGGGTCGACAGGGAATCGCCCGCCCACCGTCGATGAAATCGCGAACTGCCGTCCGTATATCCTTTCCCAAATCGACATCATCCGGCCAAAGGCACTTGTCGCCTTGGGTTCATCCGCCGTCAAAGGACTCTTGGGCCTGGACACCGGGATAGGCAAATTGCGCGGGAAATGGCTGGATTTCCGGGGTATTCCTACCATGCCCACCTATCACCCGAGTTATTTGCTCAGGAAAGCGGGACCTTCAGGAATTGCCGAAAAAAGAAAAGCTTGGGAGGATCTCATGATTGTCATGGAAAAGCTCGAAATGCCCATTTCCGAAAAACAAAAAAATTACTTTTTAAACGCCCTTTAGCCCAAACCCCTATGGACTCCT harbors:
- a CDS encoding DUF4149 domain-containing protein: MKTKAAQFFYLVLACLVTGSGLFMSFIVAPVVFSKFPKETAGEITGSLFPAYFAVQILSPALILVILVLVLHKRILFQKMTLLFCFLLMFSGLVNYFYILPKAKAYRVDPLRKEEFRKVHGQSMILNLVAVISSLGMVCLIPNVLSGLQSGKSPLPRIKDE
- a CDS encoding serine/threonine-protein kinase, coding for MAQHVTEINCIQCNTLLSVEGIEPLCRVACPICNHENLVPLIIANYKIISIIGAGGQGTVYRAVDTSLQRVVAVKLLKVELATDQQFITNFAREARAAAMVTHPYVVQIYSFGEDEGQYYLAMELMEKGNLDERIDKEGRITEIDVLLIGAQIASGLQAAFEKGLIHRDIKPGNILFDDHMQAKLVDFGLATVVGGNTSQEIWGTPYYISPEKLSGGQEDFRSDIYSLGATLFHAIAGRPPFEGEDAAEIVSKHMKSQAVSLHAFAPHVADETAYVINKMLNKNSYERYNSYDELIQHLNYAREQIEHRFQNPLATVKADFKLNDELDKNPYILWGVIGMFVIVVGLIAFVGLNYKKLFGIESPTSEVKPLMVTQSKINAEQQETWDKSNQYLSEGQFAEALEELGRLQAQLPVDPANPISQWIPLQMMAAGYGLADQSKVDALIKTYNAGNEATLPSKVTMPNLTREMIKAVTTRRPVQDENNWILQQNKDIAHMSAYYLAMKALAVSNYDRALELFKLSRTFPVNEGWMKEIDSYGKKFEADSTLFDSIKKKAAAVSDADSAQTVLSEIRSASTKVKFPAFVDALQALEYDLKTKYPAATP
- a CDS encoding RluA family pseudouridine synthase gives rise to the protein MKIFEIIVEQGQGGQRMDIFLPSKIPYSRSFLQKCIKQGLVTINDKPCTASRMLSTGDRVCTKIPDPTPLSIQAEVIPLEILYEDSDLIVINKASGMVVHPGAGNWEHTLVNALLAHCGKSLSGIGGVERPGIVHRLDKDTSGCLIVAKNDLAHQNLVKAFQSRSLEKVYRVLVWGRVNPDRFDIDLPIGRHPNNRQKMAIAQSGGKNALTHVSVLKRFTHYSYLECRISTGRTHQIRVHLSSQSHPVLGDKLYGKAKLNNPYANPDRQMLHAFRLAFDHPRTGKKLEFIAPLPGDFLTILGDLS
- a CDS encoding uracil-DNA glycosylase; its protein translation is MSEPFSRGVDAVIDYLQKLKNEGETHVEVSRATLKSLSLAPAAPAPASGTPSALPVDTTRPELKTSITPPSLSKTTAGTAPTPKSPEPAETFGPILPPGEKEIEFEKLKQRVLSCQICPHLARSRKQAVFGTGTIHAALMFVGEAPGADEDEQGEPFVGRAGHLLTKMIQAMGLQRDDIYIGNILKCRPDMPAGSTGNRPPTVDEIANCRPYILSQIDIIRPKALVALGSSAVKGLLGLDTGIGKLRGKWLDFRGIPTMPTYHPSYLLRKAGPSGIAEKRKAWEDLMIVMEKLEMPISEKQKNYFLNAL